The Mustela erminea isolate mMusErm1 chromosome 18, mMusErm1.Pri, whole genome shotgun sequence genome has a window encoding:
- the AATK gene encoding serine/threonine-protein kinase LMTK1 isoform X1, whose amino-acid sequence MPAAPPAPAMSSSFFNPSFAFSSHFDPDGAPLSELSWSSSLAVVAVSFSGLFTVIVLMLACLCCKKGGIGFKELENAEGEEYAAGSSAPGSPATGAQDGPDVYVLPLTEVSLPMAKQPGRSVQLLKSTDLGRHSLLYLEEVGHGWFGKVFLGEVNAGVGSAPVVVKELKTSASVQEQVQFLEEAQPYRASPPPRPPAPSCPEFESGGQPVGSRRALQHSNLLQCLAQCAEVTPYLLVMEFCPMGDLKGYLRSCRVAESLAPDPLTLQRMACELASGVLHLHRHNYVHSDLALRNCLLAADLTVKIGDYGLSHGKYREDYFVTADQLWVPLRWIAPELVDEVHCNLLVVDQTKASNVWSLGVSIWELFELGAQPYPHHSDRQVLAYAVREQQLKLPKPQLQLTLSDRWYEVMQFCWLQPEQRPTAEEVHLLLSYLCAKGATEAEEEFERRWRSLRPGGGGTGPGLAGLALGGAGELAAASSFPLLEQFAGDGFHADGDDVLTVTETSRGLNFEYKWEAGPGAEAFPPPGGAASPSCTARLQELCAPDGAPPGVVPVLSAHSPSVGSEYFIRLEEPTPATGHDPDCAGCTPSPHAVGLLPDGGDQDNDSESSAAASLAMEPLLGPVPSPTGSWGHCDYYLHGSHAREPPCSLGSPAPGTLMLAEPREEDSDWGAAAFCPPFVEDPLGTSPSGSSRAQPSPGGEVVGEAEACRAAQHRHWSSNVSANNNSGSRAPGSWDTGYVGGCMGCCPSTEHTGQAVPELGRPLALEDTTEPLLGLQGVSSGQELSHCLGLRHLRPAGSLPPVACLLPSSETQAAISGGDHPQTEPRLAAEAEGSARPQRPLPSLPAPSPEGALLPAEEAGALASLPALPMPAGSWETAPEVAPSLNSCPGSPELEVTVSEDEDVTEATSGIFTDASSDGPPTEKPDVMPAFRSLQKQVGTPDSVDSLDIPSSASDGGGCEVFSPSVIGTPGGQPRALDSGYDTENYESPEFVLKEAHEPCEPEVFGEPVSESESPGPQTWLSTSLGGLSGKNPGRDSAYFSDLDTEPESTSGPQEKGGGALASRLELDLESPGLPSAQPSPESGLPQGAQGTGPTGVPPLLLPPPEDPSPEPSSTCPESPRLEPPWPQGPAGGPAGPSPERSKVFLLTPVPLSSESHRPDLQEAAVLLSGPPQQERTGGPSTPRTPLCLALPGLPAAPEGRSEEEEEEEEDSDESDEELRCYSVQEPSEDSEEEAPPVPVVVAESQSARNLRGLLKMPSLLSEAFCEDLERKKKAVSFFDDVTVYLFDQESPTRELGEPLPDAKEPPPAFLAGGPRTPGAPARPRRADRSPDGSAATPAAEDGRGLARDDGFPQTPGPDAALPAPAAPPKPAASGPFSRFTVSPAPASRFSITHVSDSDAGSVGGPVAGAGGSCKEA is encoded by the exons ACGGCGCCCCCCTCAGCGAGCTCTCCTGGTCGTCCTCCCTGGCTGTGGTGGCCGTGTCCTTCTCCGGGCTCTTCACTGTCATCGTCCTCATGCTGGCCTGTCTGTGTTGTAAGAAGGGTGGCATCGGGTTCAAG GAGTTGGAGAATGCCGAGGGAGAAGAGTACGCCGCGGGCTCCTCGGCACCGGGCTCCCCTGCGACGGGGGCGCAGGACGGGCCAGACGTGTACGTCCTGCCGCTCACCGAGGTCTCCCTGCCCATGGCCAAGCAGCCGGGGCGCTCAG TACAGCTGCTCAAGTCCACAGACCTGGGCCGGCACAGTCTCTTGTACCTGGAGGAGGTGGGCCACGGCTGGTTCGGGAAG GTGTTCCTGGGGGAGGTGAACGCGGGCGTCGGCAGCGCCCCGGTGGTGGTGAAGGAGCTGAAGACGAGTGCCAGCGTCCAGGAGCAGGTGCAGTTCCTGGAGGAGGCCCAGCCCTACAG agccagcccccctccccgcccgcccgccccctccTGCCCTGAGTTCGAGTCAGGGGGGCAGCCTGTTGGCTCCCGCAGGGCCCTGCAGCACAGTAACCTgctccagtgcctggcacagtgcgCGGAGGTGACGCCCTACCTGCTGGTGATGGAGTTCTGCCCCATG GGAGACCTCAAGGGCTATCTGCGTAGCTGCCGGGTGGCGGAGTCCCTGGCGCCTGACCCCCTCACCCTGCAGCGCATGGCCTGCGAGCTGGCCTCCGGGGTCCTGCACCTGCATCGCCACAACTACGTGCACAG CGACCTGGCCCTGAGGAACTGCCTGCTGGCGGCCGACCTGACCGTGAAAATCGGCGACTACGGCTTGTCCCACGGCAAATACAGG GAGGACTACTTCGTGACCGCTGACCAGCTGTGGGTGCCGCTGCGCTGGATCGCACCCGAGCTGGTGGACGAGGTGCACTGCAACCTGCTGGTGGTGGACCAGACCAAGGCCAGCAACGTGTg GTCCCTGGGCGTGAGCATCTGGGAGCTCTTCGAGCTGGGCGCGCAGCCCTACCCCCACCACTCCGACCGGCAGGTGCTGGCCTACGCCGTCCGGGAGCAGCAGCTGAAACTCCCCAAGCCCCAGCTGCAGCTCACCCTGTCTGACCGCTG GTACGAGGTGATGCAGTTCTGTTGGCTGCAGCCTGAGCAGCGGCCCACGGCCGAGGAGGTGCACCTGCTGCTGTCCTACCTCTGCGCCAAGGGCGCCACAGAGGCGGAGGAAGAGTTTGAGCGGCGCTGGCGCTCGCTGCGGCCGGGCGGGGGCGGCACGGGCCCCGGGCTGGCCGGCCTGGCTCTGGGGGGTGCGGGCGAGCTGGCTGCCGCCTCGTCCTTCCCGCTGCTGGAGCAGTTCGCGGGCGACGGCTTCCATGCGGACGGGGACGACGTGCTGACAGTGACGGAGACGAGCCGCGGCCTCAACTTCGAGTACAAGTGGGAGGCGGGCCCTGGTGCCGAGGCCTTCCCGCCGCCCGGGGGCGCAGCAAGCCCCAGCTGCACCGCGCGCCTGCAGGAGCTCTGTGCCCCCGATGGCGCGCCCCCCGGCGTGGTGCCCGTGCTCAGCGCGCACAGCCCCTCGGTGGGCAGCGAGTACTTCATCCGGCTGGAGGAGCCCACACCCGCCACCGGCCACGATCCTGACTGCGCCGgctgcacccccagcccccacgccGTGGGCCTGCTCCCCGATGGCGGTGACCAGGACAACGACTCGGAGAGCAGCGCAGCTGCCTCGTTGGCCATGGAGCCGCTGTTGGGCCCCGTGCCGTCCCCCACGGGGTCCTGGGGCCACTGTGACTACTACCTGCACGGGAGCCACGCCCGGGAACCGCCCTGCTCTCTGGGCTCGCCCGCCCCGGGGACCCTCATGCTggcagagcccagggaggaggacaGTGACTGGGGCGCAGCTGCCTTCTGTCCACCCTTCGTGGAGGACCCACTGGGCACTTCCCCCTCGGGGAGCTCCAGGGCCCAGCCATCCccgggtggggaggtggtgggggaggccgAGGCGTGCAGGGCTGCCCAGCACAGACACTGGAGTTCCAACGTGTCTGCCAACAACAACAGTGGCAGCCGAGCGCCAGGTTCATGGGACACGGGGTACGTGGGTGGGTGCATGGGCTGCTGTCCCAGCACAGAGCACACAGGACAGGCCGTCCCTGAGCTGGGCCGTCCTCTGGCCCTGGAGGACACCACGGAGCCTCTCCTTGGGCTACAGGGGGTCTCCTCTGGCCAGGAGCTCAGCCACTGCCTTGGCCTCCGTCATCTGCGTCCTGCTGGGAGCCTGCCGCCTGTCGCCTGCCTGCTGCCATCCTCTGAGACACAGGCGGCCATAAGCGGGGGTGACCACCCCCAGACAGAGCCCAGGCTTGCTGCGGAGGCTGAGGGCTCTGCCAGACCTCAGAGACCcctaccctccctccctgccccatccccggagggagccctgcttcctgctgaggaggctGGTGCCCTCGCCAGCCTGCCTGCCTTGCCCATGCCCGCTGGCAGCTGGGAGACTGCCCCCGAGGTAGCCCCGAGCCTGAACAGCTGCCCTGGTTCCCCCGAGCTGGAGGTGACAGTCAGCGAGGACGAGGACGTGACAGAGGCCACTTCTGGCATCTTCACAGATGCGTCCAGTGACGGCCCGCCCACAGAGAAGCCGGACGTGATGCCAGCCTTCCGCTCCCTGCAGAAGCAGGTGGGGACCCCCGACTCTGTGGACTCCCTAGATATCCCCTCTTCTGCCAGTGATGGTGGCGGCTGCGAGGTCTTCAGCCCCTCCGTTATTGGCACTCCCGGTGGGCAGCCCCGGGCCCTGGACAGTGGCTACGACACGGAGAACTACGAGTCCCCTGAGTTTGTGCTCAAGGAAGCGCACGAACCGTGCGAGCCCGAGGTCTTTGGGGAGCCGGTCTCCGAGAGTGAGAGCCCCGGGCCCCAGACGTGGCTCTCTACCTCCCTTGGAGGCCTCAGCGGGAAGAACCCCGGCCGTGACTCAGCCTACTTTTCGGACCTCGATACAGAGCCTGAGTCCACCTCGGGCCcccaggagaagggaggaggtgcCTTGGCCTCGAGGCTAGAGCTGGACCTGGAGAGCCCTGGGCTGCCGTCCGCACAGCCCTCCCCTGAGTCTGGGTTGCCCCAGGGGGCACAGGGCACGGGCCCCACGGGCGTGCCACCGCTGCTACTGCCGCCGCCAGAGGACCCTTCTCCAGAGCCCAGCAGCACCTGCCCAGAGAGCCCCAGACTGGAGCCTCCTTGGCCCCAAGGCCCTGCGGGAGGGCCTGCAGGGCCCAGTCCGGAGCGCTCCAAGGTTTTCCTGCTGACCCCAGTGCCACTGAGCTCAGAGAGCCACCGCCCTGACCTCCAGGAGGCCGCAGTGCTGCTGTCCGGGCCCCCCCAGCAAGAACGGACAGGGGGCCCCAGCACCCCCAGAACCCCGCTCTGCCTGGCTTTGCCGGGACTGCCCGCAGCCCCCGAGGGCCGgtcggaggaggaggaggaggaggaggaggacagtgaCGAGTCCGATGAGGAGCTGCGCTGCTACAGCGTCCAGGAGCCCAGCGAGGACAGCGAGGAGGAGGCGCCGCCGGTGCCCGTGGTGGTGGCCGAGAGCCAGAGCGCGCGCAACCTGCGCGGCCTGCTCAAGATGCCCAGCCTGCTGTCCGAGGCCTTCTGCGAGGACCTGGAGCGCAAGAAGAAAGCCGTGTCCTTCTTCGACGACGTCACCGTCTACCTCTTCGACCAG GAGAGCCCCACCCGGGAGCTGGGGGAGCCCCTCCCTGACGCCAAGGAGCCGCCCCCGGCCTTCCTGGCGGGCGGACCCCGCACCCCCGGCGCCCCCGCCCGGCCTCGGCGGGCGGACCGCTCCCCCGACGGCTCGGCGGCGACCCCTGCGGCGGAGGACG GCCGCGGGCTGGCGCGGGACGACGGCTTCCCGCAGACGCCGGGCCCCGACGCCGCCctgcccgcccccgccgcgccccccAAGCCGGCTGCGTCCGGCCCCTTCTCGCGCTTCACCGTGTCGCCGGCGCCCGCGTCCCGCTTCTCCATCACGCACGTCTCGGACTCGGACGCCGGGTCCGTGGGAG GGCCTGTagcaggagctgggggcagcTGTAAAGAGGCGTGA
- the AATK gene encoding serine/threonine-protein kinase LMTK1 isoform X2, translated as MPAAPPAPAMSSSFFNPSFAFSSHFDPDGAPLSELSWSSSLAVVAVSFSGLFTVIVLMLACLCCKKGGIGFKELENAEGEEYAAGSSAPGSPATGAQDGPDVYVLPLTEVSLPMAKQPGRSVQLLKSTDLGRHSLLYLEEVGHGWFGKVFLGEVNAGVGSAPVVVKELKTSASVQEQVQFLEEAQPYRALQHSNLLQCLAQCAEVTPYLLVMEFCPMGDLKGYLRSCRVAESLAPDPLTLQRMACELASGVLHLHRHNYVHSDLALRNCLLAADLTVKIGDYGLSHGKYREDYFVTADQLWVPLRWIAPELVDEVHCNLLVVDQTKASNVWSLGVSIWELFELGAQPYPHHSDRQVLAYAVREQQLKLPKPQLQLTLSDRWYEVMQFCWLQPEQRPTAEEVHLLLSYLCAKGATEAEEEFERRWRSLRPGGGGTGPGLAGLALGGAGELAAASSFPLLEQFAGDGFHADGDDVLTVTETSRGLNFEYKWEAGPGAEAFPPPGGAASPSCTARLQELCAPDGAPPGVVPVLSAHSPSVGSEYFIRLEEPTPATGHDPDCAGCTPSPHAVGLLPDGGDQDNDSESSAAASLAMEPLLGPVPSPTGSWGHCDYYLHGSHAREPPCSLGSPAPGTLMLAEPREEDSDWGAAAFCPPFVEDPLGTSPSGSSRAQPSPGGEVVGEAEACRAAQHRHWSSNVSANNNSGSRAPGSWDTGYVGGCMGCCPSTEHTGQAVPELGRPLALEDTTEPLLGLQGVSSGQELSHCLGLRHLRPAGSLPPVACLLPSSETQAAISGGDHPQTEPRLAAEAEGSARPQRPLPSLPAPSPEGALLPAEEAGALASLPALPMPAGSWETAPEVAPSLNSCPGSPELEVTVSEDEDVTEATSGIFTDASSDGPPTEKPDVMPAFRSLQKQVGTPDSVDSLDIPSSASDGGGCEVFSPSVIGTPGGQPRALDSGYDTENYESPEFVLKEAHEPCEPEVFGEPVSESESPGPQTWLSTSLGGLSGKNPGRDSAYFSDLDTEPESTSGPQEKGGGALASRLELDLESPGLPSAQPSPESGLPQGAQGTGPTGVPPLLLPPPEDPSPEPSSTCPESPRLEPPWPQGPAGGPAGPSPERSKVFLLTPVPLSSESHRPDLQEAAVLLSGPPQQERTGGPSTPRTPLCLALPGLPAAPEGRSEEEEEEEEDSDESDEELRCYSVQEPSEDSEEEAPPVPVVVAESQSARNLRGLLKMPSLLSEAFCEDLERKKKAVSFFDDVTVYLFDQESPTRELGEPLPDAKEPPPAFLAGGPRTPGAPARPRRADRSPDGSAATPAAEDGRGLARDDGFPQTPGPDAALPAPAAPPKPAASGPFSRFTVSPAPASRFSITHVSDSDAGSVGGPVAGAGGSCKEA; from the exons ACGGCGCCCCCCTCAGCGAGCTCTCCTGGTCGTCCTCCCTGGCTGTGGTGGCCGTGTCCTTCTCCGGGCTCTTCACTGTCATCGTCCTCATGCTGGCCTGTCTGTGTTGTAAGAAGGGTGGCATCGGGTTCAAG GAGTTGGAGAATGCCGAGGGAGAAGAGTACGCCGCGGGCTCCTCGGCACCGGGCTCCCCTGCGACGGGGGCGCAGGACGGGCCAGACGTGTACGTCCTGCCGCTCACCGAGGTCTCCCTGCCCATGGCCAAGCAGCCGGGGCGCTCAG TACAGCTGCTCAAGTCCACAGACCTGGGCCGGCACAGTCTCTTGTACCTGGAGGAGGTGGGCCACGGCTGGTTCGGGAAG GTGTTCCTGGGGGAGGTGAACGCGGGCGTCGGCAGCGCCCCGGTGGTGGTGAAGGAGCTGAAGACGAGTGCCAGCGTCCAGGAGCAGGTGCAGTTCCTGGAGGAGGCCCAGCCCTACAG GGCCCTGCAGCACAGTAACCTgctccagtgcctggcacagtgcgCGGAGGTGACGCCCTACCTGCTGGTGATGGAGTTCTGCCCCATG GGAGACCTCAAGGGCTATCTGCGTAGCTGCCGGGTGGCGGAGTCCCTGGCGCCTGACCCCCTCACCCTGCAGCGCATGGCCTGCGAGCTGGCCTCCGGGGTCCTGCACCTGCATCGCCACAACTACGTGCACAG CGACCTGGCCCTGAGGAACTGCCTGCTGGCGGCCGACCTGACCGTGAAAATCGGCGACTACGGCTTGTCCCACGGCAAATACAGG GAGGACTACTTCGTGACCGCTGACCAGCTGTGGGTGCCGCTGCGCTGGATCGCACCCGAGCTGGTGGACGAGGTGCACTGCAACCTGCTGGTGGTGGACCAGACCAAGGCCAGCAACGTGTg GTCCCTGGGCGTGAGCATCTGGGAGCTCTTCGAGCTGGGCGCGCAGCCCTACCCCCACCACTCCGACCGGCAGGTGCTGGCCTACGCCGTCCGGGAGCAGCAGCTGAAACTCCCCAAGCCCCAGCTGCAGCTCACCCTGTCTGACCGCTG GTACGAGGTGATGCAGTTCTGTTGGCTGCAGCCTGAGCAGCGGCCCACGGCCGAGGAGGTGCACCTGCTGCTGTCCTACCTCTGCGCCAAGGGCGCCACAGAGGCGGAGGAAGAGTTTGAGCGGCGCTGGCGCTCGCTGCGGCCGGGCGGGGGCGGCACGGGCCCCGGGCTGGCCGGCCTGGCTCTGGGGGGTGCGGGCGAGCTGGCTGCCGCCTCGTCCTTCCCGCTGCTGGAGCAGTTCGCGGGCGACGGCTTCCATGCGGACGGGGACGACGTGCTGACAGTGACGGAGACGAGCCGCGGCCTCAACTTCGAGTACAAGTGGGAGGCGGGCCCTGGTGCCGAGGCCTTCCCGCCGCCCGGGGGCGCAGCAAGCCCCAGCTGCACCGCGCGCCTGCAGGAGCTCTGTGCCCCCGATGGCGCGCCCCCCGGCGTGGTGCCCGTGCTCAGCGCGCACAGCCCCTCGGTGGGCAGCGAGTACTTCATCCGGCTGGAGGAGCCCACACCCGCCACCGGCCACGATCCTGACTGCGCCGgctgcacccccagcccccacgccGTGGGCCTGCTCCCCGATGGCGGTGACCAGGACAACGACTCGGAGAGCAGCGCAGCTGCCTCGTTGGCCATGGAGCCGCTGTTGGGCCCCGTGCCGTCCCCCACGGGGTCCTGGGGCCACTGTGACTACTACCTGCACGGGAGCCACGCCCGGGAACCGCCCTGCTCTCTGGGCTCGCCCGCCCCGGGGACCCTCATGCTggcagagcccagggaggaggacaGTGACTGGGGCGCAGCTGCCTTCTGTCCACCCTTCGTGGAGGACCCACTGGGCACTTCCCCCTCGGGGAGCTCCAGGGCCCAGCCATCCccgggtggggaggtggtgggggaggccgAGGCGTGCAGGGCTGCCCAGCACAGACACTGGAGTTCCAACGTGTCTGCCAACAACAACAGTGGCAGCCGAGCGCCAGGTTCATGGGACACGGGGTACGTGGGTGGGTGCATGGGCTGCTGTCCCAGCACAGAGCACACAGGACAGGCCGTCCCTGAGCTGGGCCGTCCTCTGGCCCTGGAGGACACCACGGAGCCTCTCCTTGGGCTACAGGGGGTCTCCTCTGGCCAGGAGCTCAGCCACTGCCTTGGCCTCCGTCATCTGCGTCCTGCTGGGAGCCTGCCGCCTGTCGCCTGCCTGCTGCCATCCTCTGAGACACAGGCGGCCATAAGCGGGGGTGACCACCCCCAGACAGAGCCCAGGCTTGCTGCGGAGGCTGAGGGCTCTGCCAGACCTCAGAGACCcctaccctccctccctgccccatccccggagggagccctgcttcctgctgaggaggctGGTGCCCTCGCCAGCCTGCCTGCCTTGCCCATGCCCGCTGGCAGCTGGGAGACTGCCCCCGAGGTAGCCCCGAGCCTGAACAGCTGCCCTGGTTCCCCCGAGCTGGAGGTGACAGTCAGCGAGGACGAGGACGTGACAGAGGCCACTTCTGGCATCTTCACAGATGCGTCCAGTGACGGCCCGCCCACAGAGAAGCCGGACGTGATGCCAGCCTTCCGCTCCCTGCAGAAGCAGGTGGGGACCCCCGACTCTGTGGACTCCCTAGATATCCCCTCTTCTGCCAGTGATGGTGGCGGCTGCGAGGTCTTCAGCCCCTCCGTTATTGGCACTCCCGGTGGGCAGCCCCGGGCCCTGGACAGTGGCTACGACACGGAGAACTACGAGTCCCCTGAGTTTGTGCTCAAGGAAGCGCACGAACCGTGCGAGCCCGAGGTCTTTGGGGAGCCGGTCTCCGAGAGTGAGAGCCCCGGGCCCCAGACGTGGCTCTCTACCTCCCTTGGAGGCCTCAGCGGGAAGAACCCCGGCCGTGACTCAGCCTACTTTTCGGACCTCGATACAGAGCCTGAGTCCACCTCGGGCCcccaggagaagggaggaggtgcCTTGGCCTCGAGGCTAGAGCTGGACCTGGAGAGCCCTGGGCTGCCGTCCGCACAGCCCTCCCCTGAGTCTGGGTTGCCCCAGGGGGCACAGGGCACGGGCCCCACGGGCGTGCCACCGCTGCTACTGCCGCCGCCAGAGGACCCTTCTCCAGAGCCCAGCAGCACCTGCCCAGAGAGCCCCAGACTGGAGCCTCCTTGGCCCCAAGGCCCTGCGGGAGGGCCTGCAGGGCCCAGTCCGGAGCGCTCCAAGGTTTTCCTGCTGACCCCAGTGCCACTGAGCTCAGAGAGCCACCGCCCTGACCTCCAGGAGGCCGCAGTGCTGCTGTCCGGGCCCCCCCAGCAAGAACGGACAGGGGGCCCCAGCACCCCCAGAACCCCGCTCTGCCTGGCTTTGCCGGGACTGCCCGCAGCCCCCGAGGGCCGgtcggaggaggaggaggaggaggaggaggacagtgaCGAGTCCGATGAGGAGCTGCGCTGCTACAGCGTCCAGGAGCCCAGCGAGGACAGCGAGGAGGAGGCGCCGCCGGTGCCCGTGGTGGTGGCCGAGAGCCAGAGCGCGCGCAACCTGCGCGGCCTGCTCAAGATGCCCAGCCTGCTGTCCGAGGCCTTCTGCGAGGACCTGGAGCGCAAGAAGAAAGCCGTGTCCTTCTTCGACGACGTCACCGTCTACCTCTTCGACCAG GAGAGCCCCACCCGGGAGCTGGGGGAGCCCCTCCCTGACGCCAAGGAGCCGCCCCCGGCCTTCCTGGCGGGCGGACCCCGCACCCCCGGCGCCCCCGCCCGGCCTCGGCGGGCGGACCGCTCCCCCGACGGCTCGGCGGCGACCCCTGCGGCGGAGGACG GCCGCGGGCTGGCGCGGGACGACGGCTTCCCGCAGACGCCGGGCCCCGACGCCGCCctgcccgcccccgccgcgccccccAAGCCGGCTGCGTCCGGCCCCTTCTCGCGCTTCACCGTGTCGCCGGCGCCCGCGTCCCGCTTCTCCATCACGCACGTCTCGGACTCGGACGCCGGGTCCGTGGGAG GGCCTGTagcaggagctgggggcagcTGTAAAGAGGCGTGA